One Elusimicrobiota bacterium genomic region harbors:
- a CDS encoding PorV/PorQ family protein: protein MKKILSLILLFTSYFLLSTSCFYGKGLGTTGCQFLKIGMGARPLAMAGAFGSVADDVNSIYYSPASLTRINKQEVSATYLKYFEDVNAGFIGYTGLVAEKHYIGVGVTYLQVSDIEKRDLTETRLGDFSASDMAVFLNYARKDIANSILQDLAVGGGLKIISQKLSDEKAFTIALDLSAYYPADDKLSLTMNIQNISYGVKFIDEVDPLPLDIKVGAAYKLVKDLTVACDLDEYVIDNKLYASIGAEYWIKDVLALRSGYRFGYDTATLGEIVGLGVGAGFRVWGFGLDYAFVPFGELGDTHRISFGAKF from the coding sequence ATGAAAAAGATTTTAAGTTTAATTCTTTTATTTACTTCCTACTTCCTACTTTCTACTTCCTGCTTTTACGGCAAAGGATTAGGCACGACCGGTTGTCAGTTTTTAAAGATAGGAATGGGAGCGCGGCCGTTAGCGATGGCAGGTGCTTTTGGGTCAGTAGCAGATGATGTAAATAGCATATATTATAGTCCCGCATCGTTGACGCGGATAAATAAGCAGGAAGTATCAGCGACATATTTAAAATATTTTGAAGATGTAAATGCCGGGTTTATAGGTTATACAGGTTTGGTAGCAGAAAAGCATTATATCGGTGTTGGAGTTACTTACTTACAAGTAAGTGATATAGAAAAACGGGATTTAACAGAAACAAGGCTCGGGGATTTTTCAGCATCAGATATGGCAGTGTTTTTAAACTATGCAAGAAAAGATATAGCAAATAGCATATTACAGGATTTGGCAGTAGGTGGCGGATTAAAAATAATAAGTCAGAAATTAAGCGATGAAAAAGCGTTTACAATAGCATTAGATTTGTCAGCATATTATCCGGCAGATGATAAGTTGTCACTTACGATGAATATTCAAAATATCAGTTATGGGGTAAAGTTTATAGATGAGGTTGACCCGCTCCCGTTGGATATAAAAGTAGGGGCTGCATATAAATTAGTAAAAGATTTGACAGTAGCATGTGATTTGGATGAATATGTTATAGATAATAAGTTATACGCATCAATAGGAGCAGAATATTGGATAAAGGATGTGTTAGCATTAAGAAGTGGATACAGATTTGGTTATGACACAGCAACATTAGGTGAAATAGTAGGGTTAGGGGTAGGAGCAGGATTTCGGGTATGGGGATTCGGACTTGACTATGCGTTTGTTCCGTTTGGTGAGTTAGGAGATACCCATCGTATTTCGTTTGGTGCGAAATTTTAA